CGCAATCGCGTATTCGGCTTCTTCCAGATTGCCGGCGGAGATGCCGATGATTTTGCCCGGGCCGAGCAGCTTGCGCGCATCGCTGCCCGGAATGTCGTCCTGGCCGACATGGACGCCGTCCGCATCCAGCAAGAGGGAGACGTCAATCCGGTCGTTAACGATGAAAGGAACGTGATATTTGCGGCACAGATCGCGGATTTGTCGGCCTTGCTCGAGCACCTTGTGCATCGGTTCGTTTTTCTCCCTGAGCTGCAGTAAAGTAACCCCGCCCTCCAACGCTTCGCGGGCCACTTCTACTGCACTCAGCCTGCCGTTCCCTTCCAAACCCATGACCAGATAGAGCGGCAAATATTGTCTGATTCGTTGACGAAGCACCATATTCACACCTTACCGTTCGCGTTTATGCGTTGCGCGGGTTTAAAATCGCGTCCTCCACCTTGATGCAGCGGTCCATAATCACTTCGAGCCCGTTTTGCTGCGCCAGCGCAGCCGCTTCTTCGTTGACGATGCCCAGCTGCAGCCAGAGCACCTTCGCTTTAATCGCAATAGCCTCTTCGGCAACCGGCATAATATGTTCGCTGCGGCGGAACACGTTGACGATATCGATCGGCTCCGGGATATCCGTTAAGGATGCGTAACATTTTTCGCCTAAAATGGTTTGCGCGTTCGGATTGACCGGAATGATCCGGTAACCTCTTTTTTGCATCGCCTCGGCGACCATGTGCGAAGTCCGTTCCGGATTGTCGGACAGCCCGACAACGGCAATGTTGCCGGCACCTGCCAGTATTTCCTTGATCCGTTCGCGGGAAGGATTTTCGAATGCCATTTTGCTCAACCTCCTTATTTGTTGTACGAAAGGGCCTGCCGTCCCATAGCTTCCCACGTTGCGATAAATTGATCCTTGTCGATGCGCTGCTTCGCTTTTTCGCTCAGCGGATCGTTCACATATACCGCTTCTTCGTCGACTCCGACCACCAGCACGGCATGCTCCATAAATGTGGTCTGAATCGGCCCTATCGGCGTATCCCATATGACCCACTCGCTCGGCACCCGATAATCGATCGTTGTCCAGGCAACGACAGGAATGCCGTTTAAAATTTGCTGCTCCACTTTCTCAAACGGCTGCCTGGTCAAGTCCACCGCCGTCGGCACGTATTTTTTCAACAAATCCGCCAGCGCCGTATGGTAGATGCCGAATCCTCTCCCCGATTGGCCTGTAGCGTCGCCGACAAATCCGAGGTTCGGATTGCCCCACGATATGATCGAGCCGTCCTTTCCTCTCACGAGAGGTGTCTTATCGACTTTCATTTCCGGCAAAAGTTCCATTTTGCTTTTTTTTACGCCGTAAAACTGCAGCAGCATCGTGAGGCTCGTAATTTCGCACCCGGATGGCAGCTCCGGCTTTTGGCGGATGAGCGGAGCGTCGATCATGTTTGATTTCTTGGGCGCGGGGTCGGGCGCTGCCGGAGCCGTCTGGGCCTTGGCGGTAGGAGGATTGCTGCCCGCAGCCGTTTCGGCATAAGCAATTGATCCTGAAACCTCCCGCTCAGCGGCGAAAAGCTCTTTGCCTGTATATTTGGCATACAGCAAAAGGGTGAAGACGCCGCTGGCAAACAGGAGACCGACGATGAGAAAAAAGCCGAATGTCACTTTCATCCCTGCCCACAGGACTCTAACCATCCACACCCCTCCTGATCATCTATGGATGCCGGTGAATTAATCCTGTACCAATTCGATATTCGCGCCAAGCGACAGCAGATGTTCGAAATATTGCGGATACGACTTGGCGACATGATGAGCGTCGCGAATCGTAAGCCCCTTTTCCGAACGCAAGCCGACGACGGTTAACGCCATAATAACGCGATGATCGTAATGCGCATTGATCTCTACTCCACCGGGTACGCCTTCCGGACGGCCGTGAACGATAATTTCGCTTTGCCGCTCCTCGACGTTTGCCCCCGCCTTGCGCAGCTCGGTTACGAAATCGGTGATCCGGTCGCACTCCTTGTAACGCAGGTTTTCGACGTTGTAAAACCGCGACGTGCCTTCCGCGAATACAGCCGCCGCCACCATGGCAAGCACCGCATCCGTGAAATGGTCGCCGTCGAATTCGCCGGCCGTAAGCCGCTGATTGCCCTGTACATGAACAACCCCGTTGTCATGCGTCAGGTTGACGTTCATCGCACGCAATACATCAACAACGGCGCGTTCGCCCTGGCGGCTTTTCTCCTCAAGACGAAGCACCTTCACATCGGAGTTCGTGACCGCCGCCGCCGCCAAAATCGCCGCAGAGCCGGGGTAATCACCCTGCACGACGTATTTCTGCGGGCTGTACCTTTGTTTGCCCGGCACCTTGTATCGCATCAGGTCAGCCGATGCTTCGATGCGTACTCCGGCCTGTTCGATAACTTCAAGCGTCTGTCCAACGATGACCTTCGATTTCAGATCGTGCAGCACTTCGATTTCGCTGTCCTCGTCCAGCAGCGGCGTCATGAACAGCAGCGAGCTGAGAAACTGCGAGCTGACGTTGCCGGATACGCTGATCTTTCCGCCGCGCGGATGGCCTCCGCGGATTGTTATCGGCAGCTTGCCGTTCTGGTGCTCGATCTCGACGCCCATTTGCTGCAGCGCAACGATCAAGTCGTCGTGCGGCCTTTTGCCGAGCGAGTTCGGATAGGCATTGATAAACGTAACTTCAGGGCAGAAGGAAGCGACGGACATCAGAAAACGCAGCACCGCACCGGCGTTGCCGACGTTCAGCTCCTTCACGTCCTTCGGCTTCCGGCCGAATCCGGTAATCGTCATCTTCTCGTCGTCTTCTTCGACGATGGCACCCAAATCTTTGATGCAGCGGCGCATCGCATCGCTGTCTTCGCTGTGCGCCGGATAATAAACGGTGCTTGTCCCTTCCGCCAAAGCGCCGATCAGCATATAACGGGTCGTGTAATTTTTCGAAGATAAGGCGTTAATCGTTCCTTCCAACCGGCCGGTTGGCTTGACAATGGCTTTCATCGTTATGTATCTCTCCTGTTCAACTTATGTAGCCCGCATATGCAAGCAAAATTCCGAGGCTGTAGCTCATTCCCGTGTATAAAATCGAGGCGCCCCATCGGCCCCCCCTGAGCAGGTTCACATTTTCCAGCTTGAAGGTGGAAAACGTCGTAAAAGCCCCCATAAATCCGGTGCCCCACAGCAGCACAAACCGGGGATCCGCAGAATGGCCTGCCATAAACCCAAGAAGCCACGAACCGAGCACGTTTACAGTCAGTGTACCATACGGAATCGTTCTTGGAAACCGTTTTGCAATGAACCCGGATAAGCCGTAGCGGGCGATCGCTCCCAAAAAACCGCCGGCACCGACCAGAACGACGTTCCAGATCATGCTTCGCCTCCCCCCTTTCCCGCTGCCGCGTAACCGAGCCAGGCCAACCCGAGGCCGCCCCATAGGCTGAAAAGAAAATAAGCGGCCGCCATACCCGGCAGGTCCGCCTGCAGCAGCTTGACCGATTCGACGCTGAATGCGGAAAACGTCGTAAACGAGCCGATAAAGCCGGTCGTTATCGCCGCTTTAAGGTTCGGGCGCGCGCTCAAGCCTTTGGCGTTTGCAAGCCAGCCGAGAAAGAAGCACCCGGCATAGTTGCAGATGAGCGTTCCTATCGGCATCGCCGTCAGCCGGTCGGGATTGAACAATATGGACAAACCGTACCTGGAGAGCGCTCCGAGCACTCCGGCCGCGCCGATATACAATATCCTCAAAGGGAATCCCCTCCGTTTGACTCTTTGCCGGCATTTCAATATTATGGAACTAACAAAGCCCGCAGTTATTCGCCAAAACCATATTTTTCCACAATCTTACAGAAAGCAGGTTCCCGATATGAAAACGATCACCGTACAACAACTGAAAGAGCGGCTGGCGCAAGGTGAAAGTCTGACTTTGATCGACGTCCGCGAGCCGGAGGAAGTCGCACAAGGCATGATTCCGGGCGCCGTCCATATCCCGCTGGGAGAAATACCGGATCGTTTCGCCGAAATTCCGAAAGACCGCGAGACCATTATGATTTGCCGCAGTGGTAACCGCAGCAGCCGCGCAATCGAATTTTTGCAGCATCATGGCTACGACAATCTGGTCAACATGACCGGCGGCATGCTCGCCTGGGAGCAAATCTGACCGCCCTTACAGCCGATCTTTTATATGGCGGACGATTTGTTCGACCGTATAAGCGGATGTATCGACAGCTACATGGGCGAAATCGTAGGCATGTTTTCTTTGCTCGGCTAGCGTCCGCACCCGCTCCTCGACGTTGCCTTGAAACAGAGGGCGGCTGCTGTCCGAGCGGACCCGCTCGATGATCACTTCAGCCGGAGCTTTCAGCGCGATGACGAGGCCTCCCTCGGTCATCGCGCGGCGGTTCGCCTCGGCGAGGACCGCCCCTCCGCCGGTGGATACAACCCGTTTTTCCCCGTCCAGCATACGCCGGATCATATCCGTCTCGATCGCCCGGAATTCCGGCTCTCCCCGCTCCGCAAAAATTTGCGATATCGGCATCCCCTGCTCGCGTTCGATTTCCTGATCCGTATCAACCCATTCCCAGCCGAGTGCTGCGGCCAGCGCTTGTCCAACCGTCGACTTTCCGGTGCCTGCCATGCCAATCAACACGATATTTTTTGCCATCATTTTTTGCCCCTTCTTTATGCATTCCCTTGATCCAAATATCTCGCCATTTTCATATCATACCACAGAAGGATAACCTGACGAATACAATCTTGTCTCTTTTCATATGATAGATTGTGAATAAATTCCATTTTATGATGTTATGCTTATATGTATACAAGCCGTGCTCTATCTTTGATCAAGGAGAGATGTACCGTCATGCATTCCGCCCAGCCGAGCCGCAGCCCGCAGCCTCCCGCTGCCGCTGCCAACCCGACCCAGCAAAAGCTGAACCATATCATGGATCCGGCCACTCCGCTTTGCCGGGACGAAGTCGTTTGGATTTTGGAGTATATCAAAAAAAAGGTGGCTGAGGAAGACCCGAACTTGCTGAGCCTTCCCCAACCACGTTTGCTGCAAAATTTCCGTTATTTCGCCGAGGTCGCGCTGATGTTGATTCAGCGCCGCAACGGCTTCGATCAAGAAGCCGACCGTTTGAAGAAATGGGTCACGGAAGCTTCCCACGGGCTGATTCCGCAAGAACGAAACCGGTAGCCCGCAACCTCCCCAGCCGTTACTCCATCCAGTTGAAGTGGAAGGTGCCTTCTTTGTCGAGACGCTGGAACGTATGCGCCCCGAAATAGTCTCTTTGTGCCTGCAGCAGGTTAGCCGGCAAACGCTCGGTCCGGTAGCTGTCGTAATAAGCCAAAGCGGAAGCGAAGGCCGGCACCGGAATGCCGCGGCTGACTGCGATCGAAATCACTTTTCTCCATGCCGCCTGATATTTCTCCACGACGTTTTTAAAGTAGTCGTCCAGCAGCAGGTTTTTCAATTCCGGATTGCGGTCGTACGCGTCCTTGATGTTTTGCAGGAAACGGGCGCGAATGATGCAGCCGCCGCGGAAGATCATTGCGATGCTGCCGTAATCCAAGTTCCAGTTGTATTCCTCCGAAGCCGCACGCATTTGCGCGAAGCCTTGCGCATAGGAGCAAATTTTGCTCGCGTACAAAGCCTGGCGCACCGCTTCGACGAACTCGGCGCGGTCGCCGTCGAACGGAGCGGCAGCCGGTCCGCTGAGCACCTTGCTTGCAGCAACGCGCTCCTGCTTCATGGCGGATAGGAAACGCGAGAACACGGATTCCGTGATGATCGACAGCGGAATGCCGAGATTCAGCGCATCCTGGCTCGTCCATTTGCCTGTACCTTTTTGGCCGGCGGAATCGAGGATCACATCGACCATCGGCTTGCCGGTGTCCGGATCTTTTTTCGTGAAAATGTCGGTGGTGATCTCGATCAGGTAGCTGTCGAGCTCGCCTTTATTCCATTCTGCAAAAATGCTGTGCAGCTCGTCGGTGTTGACGCCGAGCACGTCTTTCAGCAGATGATAAGCTTCGCAAATAAGCTGCATGTCGCCGTATTCGATGCCGTTGTGCACCATTTTGACGTAGTGCCCTGCGCCATCCGGTCCGATGTACGTGCAGCAAGGGTCGCCGCCCACTTTCGCGGAAATCGCCGTCAGGATCGGCTCGACGAGCTCGTAAGCGTCCTTCTGGCCGCCCGGCATGATCGAAGGTCCTTTAAGCGCACCTTCTTCGCCGCCGGAAACGCCCGTGCCAATGAAGCGGATGCCGTGTGCTTCCAGCTCCTTGTTGCGGCGCTGCGTATCCGGGAAATAAGCGTTGCCGCCGTCGATGACGATGTCGCCTTTATCCAGATGCGGAATGAGCGAGTTGATCGTATCGTCCGTCCCTTTGCCCGCCTGGACCATGATCAAAATTTTGCGCGGCGTCTCGAGTGAAGCGACGAATTCCTCAATGGAGTATGTACCTACGAGGTTTTTGCCCTTCGCTTCTTCCAGCAGAGCGTCGGTTTTTTCGCGGGAACGGTTGTACACGGAAACGGTAAACCCGCGGCTCTCGATGTTGAGAGCGAGGTTTTTGCCCATTACCGCCAGGCCGATTACGCCGATTTGTTGTTTGGACATGGTTTCTTTCATCCTCTCTATCTGAAATATTTAGATCGTCATTGCTCCGAAGCCGCCGTCCACGCGAATGAGGGCGCCGGTCACGAAGCTCGACGCTTTCTCGGAGGCCAGGAACACCGCTGCGCCTTGCAGCTCTTCGGCTTCGCCGAAACGGTTCATCGGCGTATGGCGCATGATCGATTCGACTCGGTCCGGGGACAAAATTTTGCGGTTTTGTTCAGCCGGGAAAAAACCCGGAACGATCGCATTGACGCGAACGCGGGCGGGAGCGAATTCGCGGGCCAAAAACCTGGTCATGTTGTTGACGGCCGCCTTGGATGCCGAGTAGGTGAATACGCGGGAAAGCGGAATTTCGGAAGAAGCGGACGAGATGTTGATGATGCTGCCGCCTTCGCCTTGATCCACCATATGTTTCCCAAAAATTTGACACGCTAACACGACGCTTTTCACGTTAACTTCCATGATGGAATCATATTCCTCCATCGTGATGTCGAAAAACGGCGTCGGACTGTTTTTGCCCGGGGCGTTCATCAGCACATCGACGCGTCCGGTCCAGGCAAGCACGTCCGCAAGCACCTGCTTCAAATCGTCTGCGCTGGTTGCATCGGCGCTGAACACTTTGGCGTTGCCCCCTGCTTCGCGTATGCGGGCGGCTACCGCCTCCGACTTCTCCGCGTTGCGTCCGACAACGGCGACATCCGCGCCGTGGCCGCCCAAAGCGACGGCCATCGCACCGCCCAAGGTGCTGTTGCCTCCGATAATAACCGCTGTTTTTCCCGTCAAGTCAAATAAATTCATCGGTGTTGCCTCCATTCGTCTCATTATAATCCACTTGAAAACAGGTGGGAAGACCTTCCTTCATTTTCGTTATCCGAAGATTAACGATGCGTTACTTCGTGAACTCTTTCTGGAATTCGGCAATCGCGTCGAAGTCGCCGCGAAGCTGGTGATACACGTTGCTGTAAATTTTCGTCAGACGGCGGTAAATCTCCACGTTTTGCGGGTTCGCCTCATGATGATGATTGACATGGAGCCAGTGGTTGACGCCCGAGAAGTCGCTGATCTCGCCCATCGCCAGCATGCCAAGCTGCGCTGCTCCCAGTCCGGAGCTTTCGATCGAAGTCGGCACCGCCACGTGCGTATCGAGCACATCCGCCATGATTTGCAGCCAGAACGGCGAACGCGCGAAACCTCCGGAAGCACGAACTTCTTTCGTTTTGCCGTTCATTTCTTCCAGTGCGGACACGACAGAATGAATCCGGTACATGACGCCCTCCA
The window above is part of the Paenibacillus hamazuiensis genome. Proteins encoded here:
- the thiE gene encoding thiamine phosphate synthase, with product MLRQRIRQYLPLYLVMGLEGNGRLSAVEVAREALEGGVTLLQLREKNEPMHKVLEQGRQIRDLCRKYHVPFIVNDRIDVSLLLDADGVHVGQDDIPGSDARKLLGPGKIIGISAGNLEEAEYAIAQGADYLGVGAIYATMSKSDAGDPVGTGLLWHIRQRWNVPMVGIGGITHENAHHVISGGADGIAVVSAITKQMSPRSSASLLYQTVKEALSK
- a CDS encoding CoA-binding protein, with amino-acid sequence MAFENPSRERIKEILAGAGNIAVVGLSDNPERTSHMVAEAMQKRGYRIIPVNPNAQTILGEKCYASLTDIPEPIDIVNVFRRSEHIMPVAEEAIAIKAKVLWLQLGIVNEEAAALAQQNGLEVIMDRCIKVEDAILNPRNA
- a CDS encoding C39 family peptidase; amino-acid sequence: MVRVLWAGMKVTFGFFLIVGLLFASGVFTLLLYAKYTGKELFAAEREVSGSIAYAETAAGSNPPTAKAQTAPAAPDPAPKKSNMIDAPLIRQKPELPSGCEITSLTMLLQFYGVKKSKMELLPEMKVDKTPLVRGKDGSIISWGNPNLGFVGDATGQSGRGFGIYHTALADLLKKYVPTAVDLTRQPFEKVEQQILNGIPVVAWTTIDYRVPSEWVIWDTPIGPIQTTFMEHAVLVVGVDEEAVYVNDPLSEKAKQRIDKDQFIATWEAMGRQALSYNK
- the aroA gene encoding 3-phosphoshikimate 1-carboxyvinyltransferase, translating into MKAIVKPTGRLEGTINALSSKNYTTRYMLIGALAEGTSTVYYPAHSEDSDAMRRCIKDLGAIVEEDDEKMTITGFGRKPKDVKELNVGNAGAVLRFLMSVASFCPEVTFINAYPNSLGKRPHDDLIVALQQMGVEIEHQNGKLPITIRGGHPRGGKISVSGNVSSQFLSSLLFMTPLLDEDSEIEVLHDLKSKVIVGQTLEVIEQAGVRIEASADLMRYKVPGKQRYSPQKYVVQGDYPGSAAILAAAAVTNSDVKVLRLEEKSRQGERAVVDVLRAMNVNLTHDNGVVHVQGNQRLTAGEFDGDHFTDAVLAMVAAAVFAEGTSRFYNVENLRYKECDRITDFVTELRKAGANVEERQSEIIVHGRPEGVPGGVEINAHYDHRVIMALTVVGLRSEKGLTIRDAHHVAKSYPQYFEHLLSLGANIELVQD
- the crcB gene encoding fluoride efflux transporter CrcB produces the protein MIWNVVLVGAGGFLGAIARYGLSGFIAKRFPRTIPYGTLTVNVLGSWLLGFMAGHSADPRFVLLWGTGFMGAFTTFSTFKLENVNLLRGGRWGASILYTGMSYSLGILLAYAGYIS
- the crcB gene encoding fluoride efflux transporter CrcB, yielding MRILYIGAAGVLGALSRYGLSILFNPDRLTAMPIGTLICNYAGCFFLGWLANAKGLSARPNLKAAITTGFIGSFTTFSAFSVESVKLLQADLPGMAAAYFLFSLWGGLGLAWLGYAAAGKGGGEA
- a CDS encoding rhodanese-like domain-containing protein, which encodes MKTITVQQLKERLAQGESLTLIDVREPEEVAQGMIPGAVHIPLGEIPDRFAEIPKDRETIMICRSGNRSSRAIEFLQHHGYDNLVNMTGGMLAWEQI
- a CDS encoding shikimate kinase, whose translation is MMAKNIVLIGMAGTGKSTVGQALAAALGWEWVDTDQEIEREQGMPISQIFAERGEPEFRAIETDMIRRMLDGEKRVVSTGGGAVLAEANRRAMTEGGLVIALKAPAEVIIERVRSDSSRPLFQGNVEERVRTLAEQRKHAYDFAHVAVDTSAYTVEQIVRHIKDRL
- the gndA gene encoding NADP-dependent phosphogluconate dehydrogenase, with product MSKQQIGVIGLAVMGKNLALNIESRGFTVSVYNRSREKTDALLEEAKGKNLVGTYSIEEFVASLETPRKILIMVQAGKGTDDTINSLIPHLDKGDIVIDGGNAYFPDTQRRNKELEAHGIRFIGTGVSGGEEGALKGPSIMPGGQKDAYELVEPILTAISAKVGGDPCCTYIGPDGAGHYVKMVHNGIEYGDMQLICEAYHLLKDVLGVNTDELHSIFAEWNKGELDSYLIEITTDIFTKKDPDTGKPMVDVILDSAGQKGTGKWTSQDALNLGIPLSIITESVFSRFLSAMKQERVAASKVLSGPAAAPFDGDRAEFVEAVRQALYASKICSYAQGFAQMRAASEEYNWNLDYGSIAMIFRGGCIIRARFLQNIKDAYDRNPELKNLLLDDYFKNVVEKYQAAWRKVISIAVSRGIPVPAFASALAYYDSYRTERLPANLLQAQRDYFGAHTFQRLDKEGTFHFNWME
- a CDS encoding SDR family oxidoreductase → MNLFDLTGKTAVIIGGNSTLGGAMAVALGGHGADVAVVGRNAEKSEAVAARIREAGGNAKVFSADATSADDLKQVLADVLAWTGRVDVLMNAPGKNSPTPFFDITMEEYDSIMEVNVKSVVLACQIFGKHMVDQGEGGSIINISSASSEIPLSRVFTYSASKAAVNNMTRFLAREFAPARVRVNAIVPGFFPAEQNRKILSPDRVESIMRHTPMNRFGEAEELQGAAVFLASEKASSFVTGALIRVDGGFGAMTI